The sequence TCAAAGAAACCTTGATCTCTCATCCACTCATCACTAAAAACTTTACTCATATAACGAGAACCATGATCTGGAAAAATTACAACAACATTACTTTCTGCTGTAAATTCTCCTTCTTCGCCAAATTGTTTAATAGCTTGCATTGCAGCTCCAGATGTATAACCAACAAACAACCCTTCTTTTCTTACTATTTCTCTAGCTGTATGAGCGCTATCTTCATCTGAAACCTTCATAAAAGTATCAATCATATCAAAATCTGTAGCTGTAGGAATTAAATTCTTCCCTAAACCTTCAATTCTATATGGATAAATTTCTTTACTATCAAATTCATTAGTCTCATGATATTTTTTCAAAACCGAACCAAAAGCATCTACTCCAAGTATTTTAATATTCGGATTTTTCTCTTTTAAAAAACGAGCTGTACCCGAAATAGTCCCACCAGTTCCACTACAAGCAACTAAATGCGTAATTCTCCCTTTTGTTTGTTCCCAAATTTCTGGACCAGTTGTTTTATAATGAGCATCTATATTTAAATCATTGAAATATTGGTTTATATATATAGATCCTTTTGTCTCTTCATGCAAACGCTTAGCTACATTATAGTATGAACGCTCATCATCCGCAGACACATGTGCAGGACAAACATATACTTTTGCACCCATAGCACGCAACATATCTATTTTATCTTTTGATGACTTAGAACTCACAGCTAGAATACAATCATACCCTTTAATAATACTAACCATAGCTAAACTAAAACCCGTATTACCAGATGTTGTTTCTATTATAGTATCACCAGGACTTAGAATCCCTCTTCGCTCTGCCTCATTGATTATATATAGTGCAATTCTATCTTTTGTAGAGTGCCCTGGATTAAAAGCTTCTACTTTAGCATAAAAATTACCTTCTATATTTTCGGTTACTCTATTTAATTTAATTAGAGGTGTATTACCAATTAATTCTAAAATATTATTGTAGGCATTTATTTCTTCTTTCATAAAAACTATATTAGTGGGGAGTGATGTCTCTTTTTTTTAAGCCCCAAAACCTTGCAAATTTAACAAAAAAATTTAACTACTGCTTAATTTTCTCTAAATCTAACAAAAAACTAAATTCTTTAGCCAGATCTTTCAGTGCTTCAAAACGTCCTGAAGCACCACCATGACCCGCATCCATATTAGTATGCATGAATAATAATTTATCATTATTTTTTAATGCTCTTATCTTAGCAACCCACTTTGCAGGCTCCCAATATTGTACTTGTGAGTCATGAAGACCAGTAGAAACATACATATTTGGATAAGATTGAACTTTTACATTATCATAAGGTGAATAA is a genomic window of Flavobacterium jumunjinense containing:
- a CDS encoding PLP-dependent cysteine synthase family protein → MKEEINAYNNILELIGNTPLIKLNRVTENIEGNFYAKVEAFNPGHSTKDRIALYIINEAERRGILSPGDTIIETTSGNTGFSLAMVSIIKGYDCILAVSSKSSKDKIDMLRAMGAKVYVCPAHVSADDERSYYNVAKRLHEETKGSIYINQYFNDLNIDAHYKTTGPEIWEQTKGRITHLVACSGTGGTISGTARFLKEKNPNIKILGVDAFGSVLKKYHETNEFDSKEIYPYRIEGLGKNLIPTATDFDMIDTFMKVSDEDSAHTAREIVRKEGLFVGYTSGAAMQAIKQFGEEGEFTAESNVVVIFPDHGSRYMSKVFSDEWMRDQGFFDSVNNEEAQKIEIIK